The DNA segment GAAAGTAACATAATATAAATGTGTGGTAAGTTCTCATAGCAGAAACAGTGTGCTTACAGATGCATAATATACAAATAAGACCAGCAAATCCATGCTTAAAAATTGCAtgctaattaataaaattaatagaaaaaCGGAATAAAGGAAGACAGACGGTGTCAGAGAAAAGCTATATATAAATGAATAGCCCATCTCTCAGCTTCTAGTTGAGTTCCCGGAATGGCGATCTGCCTTCCATAGCAGCCTGAAATTTCTTTGTCGTGGGTGAAGGATGAGAGTTCACGATCTCTCTCTCCGGCTTGACAAGCTCAGTATTACCTTTCGAAGCCAAAACAGATCCACTTGCATCATCAAGAGAATCCACCATTCTTTCCAAGGTTCCCAGCAGTTGCATATCTTGAATGGAGAACTGACTGATCCTGCTGCCGAGTCCCACTATAAAACCCATCACATTTTCCTTCTCCGTTGACAATTTCGTGACCTCCCCAACCAAATTAGTTCTCTCAATCTTGAGCTCATCAACCAAAGCTTGAGATGTTCTCAGTTTTGTCTCCAGTTGATTTGTCAATTTCTTCATTTCTGCATGTTTCGCTTGGAATTGAGCTTCGATGCCCAAAGCTTGCTGTTGTGAAGAAGATAAGGATTTTTCCTGAGCTTCTAGCTTCTGCTGTACACAGTAAAGGTCATTCTCCAACTCCACAATCATTAACTTCCTCTCTTCAATTTCCAGCTGAGCGAGAATCTCAGCAGCCGCAATCTTCTCCCAGGCCTCATGGACAAAACTAATTTCGGCCTGCTTCTCAGCGAGCTCTGAAGAAAGGGTGACTAATGAGCAATTAAGTTTTTCTTCCAATGAACTTACAAGCTGTAATAGTTCATCAATTTTATGATCTTTTTCTGCTACAAGTTGGATGTGGTTGTCTTTTTCATGCTCAAGTGTCCTTTCAATCCCAGTTTGTGCAAGAACAGCAACTTCAAGTTCTCTTCTGAGTGATTCTTGTTCCAACCAGCTAATCTCTTCCTGTAAATCCCCCAAAATCTTGTCTTTTTCTCTCATTGTTTGGAGAAAATTTTCTCTTTCTGATTCAAAAGACATTGTTTTCTCCATTCGAGCAGAATTGGCAGCTTCTGACTCTCTTTTCTTGACCTCTTGTTCATAGAATTCAATCTGCTGCTGAAGATTATCTATTCTACTATCTTTCACTTCTAAAATTTTGAGTAGACCATCCTTCTCCTGCTTGATTATTTCCCCAACCtctacttgtgaaagaagagaAGCTTCTAATTCTTTCCTCAATGCCTGATTTTCTTCTAGGTCATATCTTAAGCGCTGAGCAATAGATTCCCATATCCATAACTCGAATTCAATTGCGTGTCCCTCACTAATTTTTGCTGCCAGTTCAGAGTTCACCTTCTCCAAGGCATCAGAAACTTCTTTACGTTTCTTTTGGAAGTCATTTTCCTTTTGCAAAGCTTGCTTCTGTATGCGAAGTTGGCATTTGGTTGATTCCTCAAGCATTTGCTTATACCTCTCCAGTTCCTTCTCCATCAGACGCAACTGCTCTTCAGTAAGGTTGAAAGACTCGaccttcctcagtaaagattcTGCCTTTTCACGCTCTTTGTACAATTCGGTATTTGCATTATCCAGTGCATCATTAACTTCTCTTAGTTTCCCTTTGAAGTTGGTTTCCATGCTTGCAGCTTCCTTCTCTAGTTGAAGTTGACACCTAGATGATTCCTCCAGCATTTCTTTGTACTTCTCAAGCTCCTTCTGCAACAACTGCAGTCTTTCCCCGGTAGTATCCAAGGACGCAACCTTGCTCGACAAAAATGCTGCCTTCTCTCGTTCTGTTGCCAATTCTGAATTTGCTATATCTAAGGCATCACAAAGTTCATCAATTTTGGCTCTCAGCTCTCTCTCTGTCTGCAAAGCTTGCTCCTTGAAGTGAAGTTGACATCTAGATGATTCCTCGAGCATTTCTTTGCAATTTTCAAGCTCCCTATGCGTTAACTGCTGCTTTTCTTCGATCATTTCCAAGGATGCAGCTTTGCCTGACAAAGATGCTACCTTCTCACGTTCTGTCGCCAATTCAAAATTTGCCATATCTAAGGCATCACAGAGTTTACCAATTTTGTCCCTCAGCTCATTTTCTGTCCGCAGAGCATGCTCCTTGAACTGAAGTTGAGACTTGGATGATTCCTGAAGCAATTCCTTGCACCTTTTCAGCTCTTTCTCAATCAGGAACCGCTGCTCATCAAGCTCGAAAGATTCAACTCTTTTTAATAAACATTCAGCCTTTTGACGTTCTTCTTGGTTATCTTTGAGTGCTTTGGACAAAGCAGTCTTCTTCATCTCcagttgcctcatcaagtaggaTACCTTTTCGTCTCTCTCTTTTTCATGGAAACTTGTCTCAGCCTCGGCATTTCTAAGGCTCAACCGTGCCTCAGTTATTCCTGATTTCAACACCAGCGAGATTACTGATGCCTCTTCTTTCTGCAACTCCAGCTGCGTTAATGCATTGTAGCAATCTTCCAACTCTACCTTGAGCTCTTCTtctgttttttctttattttttacagCAGACCTATAACATTCCAGCTCTCCAGTCAATTTTTCGAGTAGAGTGCTCCACTCGGCTTCTTTGGCTCTAAGATTTGCAGAACAATCTCTGTGTATCTGCTCCAAACTTCTCAGCTTGTTCCGCAATTTTGGCAGAGAAGAAGAATTTCCCACTTCCTGAATCTGAGCTTCCCGGAGTTCCTTAAGTGATGCCAGCAATTCTTGATTTTCCTGCTCTAGTTTCCTGGCTTGGTACTCTGCTTCCTTGTAAACTGTCTCTTTTGAGCCTAATAAATGTCTAAGAGCTGCTATTTCTTTGTCCCTCTGAGTGGTCAAGTGTTCCAGTTGTGACTTTGTATCCTGGCATTCAGTGAAAACATTCTCAAACCGCGCTTTAAATTCACATATTTCAACTTCCAGATACTTTCTCCTGCTTTCTTCGTGAGCTAGGGCTTGGTTGATCATCTTCAACTGGTTTTGAAGATTTTCAGACATTCTGGTTTGAGTGTCCAAGCTCGTTTGCAATCTACAGATCTCATCGACCAAATTTGACTTTTCCAACTCCCACTCTTTCTTGTTTTCCTTCAGCTGATTTCGGAGCTTTTCATGTGCTTCTTCTAGATGTTTGAATTGCTCTTTCTTCCATTTTAGCTGATCTACATGCTTCCTATTCTCCTCTTCTAATTTAAATAGCACTTCATCTCTTTCTCCTAGTTCTTTACATACTTTGGCTTTTTTCTCAGCTTCCAATAACTTCTTCCGTGAAGAAGATAGAAGCCCCTTAAGACCCTCGATTTCTGCCATATATACATTAATCTTTTGCTCCTGATCTATATTCCTTTCATTTGCTTCATCTAGAGCCATCGCCAGTTCTCGTTTCTCCTCTTCAAATTTCCGGTCCTTCCTATCAGAATCAACTCTGAGCTTATCATTTGCAGCACTCAGTTGTCTGATGATGGACTCCTTTGCATTCAAACTACATTGAAGATCTTCACACATTTGTCGCGCCGAAGAGACCTCCTCAACCTTTCCATTTATCTCTTCAGTCTGCTTCTTAATTTTCTCATTAGTTTGTCGAATTTGGCTCATCTGCTCACAGTGCGCTTTCTTCAAATCCTCCGACAGTTTTGCTTTGCATTTTAACTCTACCTTCAGTTTCTCAATTTCAGCTTTGGCTTCATCCAACTCTTCACAGACCTTATCCATTTGCCTTCTAAATTTGTTTCAAAAGAATACCTGTTTGCAAACGGATAACAAACACATATTCATGGATTCTTATAAACAAAGGAACAATATGTTTATCTGATGATCAATATCACTAAAGAAACAAACAGTTCATACAAGTGCCTATCTAAAGTTTGTCACTATTTCTTCTAATACCCACATAACCATAGTGCCTTTTTTCATATGATAGCGAATAACAATTTACTACTCAAACAACTTAACAGCCTAAAAATGGTAATGGTACAACTTGTGATTCAGGTGATTGAGAAAAACATACTAGGAAATATCACTAAATACCACTTAAAAAAATCATACTTACTTCACAACCAGTTTGGTTTTTTTAAAAGAACTTAGACTAAGAAttgaaagaaaatataaatgCCGATTGACAAAAATTAGGTTGAAAGAAGTCACATTCTTATCGTTAAAACAACTTTTCTTCGCAATTAAGTAGAGGGCTAATTGTAACACATAATGTAGCAAAACAGAGCAATGGAAAAACCCAGAATCATGTAAAGCATAAAGAAAGTAACTTTCTAAATCATAAAGTCAGCATATAATAACGACATTGAGCTAGGGTTCGATTTGGGataaacgaagaagaagaaagagccAGAAATGTACCTGGTAATGAAATTACAGATTCTCCATAAGCTGCGACTTGAGTGGAAGTTGAAAGTGAAATCTTGTGTTGTTTGTTGAAAAATGGGAGAGAGAAAAACAAGTGAGAAAGTTGGATTTGCAGAGAAAGAGAGAGCCGTTGAGAGTACAGAGAGAGAAGGGCGGGATTTGAAATTGAAAGCCAAAGCATAGAGatggataatttttttattttttattttctgttttttcttaTATTATAATGAGAAATGGCCGTTGGAGAATAATGTTGGGCTAGGTTTATGTAAGCCCAATATTGACCAAACCCACTCGTAATAATTTTGGCCCAaacttttacttttttttcagggtcaaatacataaatatcataattaaatacaaaattacaactaaatcatatcaccaaacttaatttttaacatgtcattattctctatatattatgattttacaccataatttaaaaattctagactccaaatcataaatcataaatcatagaaaatatattctaaacttctaatttataaattataatccttaaaatatattaaaaaataatgattttaatatCATAAttgtaatccaaaattatgacttgatatagttgtaaatagattttaaaatatgaatttctgtaattttttcctttttttataacatataaatttagttatataattattggaaaaaaaatttagttaTACATGGATTTAGCATCCATGTGTACTATAAGTCTAATGTTTATCAAACGATTCGTtaacgataaaaaaaaattatttacaatttcaAATTTTGACCTGCCTCCAACCCCTAACGTTTTAGCTTGGGATGCATGTGGTCgattaaccagtccattaagatTAATTCGATCAATTAACCATTTCATCAGTTTCTTAAATACATTAATCATACATTAGTCTACTAAATTCGGTTAACTACTAACTGGTTAATCAATTATTCGATCGGTTAACTTTTTATTCCAGTTTCTAACTGATAACAATACCTCTAATGTGGGTGGATCTAATGGTGATTCTCTCATTGGGTTCGGTCGTGGCATCTCCGATGATAAAGTCAGTAGTATATTAGGAAATTAATGGGTATTGAAATGTATTGAGGAAAATGTTGTTAACTTACCTCTAAGGATACCCTAATTGGGATATATATACTCTCACATAACGTGCTGGCCTAATTGGGTCATTCTCctattttttcatcttccttatTCTAGAAGGAATAACAGTTTCCTTAAGATTCTGCATAATCGTACAAGAGGTACAATGACGTGATAATATACCTATTGCAACTTTATCCTCTTTCCACTGACTTTTGGTGAATCCTTGACCAGTCTTTCGCGTGGCTCTTGACAGACATGATGATGTAGATTAAGTCGATGTGAacggttttaatcgtaaaccgcTAAAGAATACAATCTTCTCAAGCCTACTTGAAGATGAaatccttgctccaatggaggctcaAATGTTTAATATCATAAAAATTGTCTTTCAACACAAACTAAGAGGCTTTTATACCTCCCCCTAATTAAGAATAAAAGACTCAAAGGGGTAGCCTAGGGTTACCACTAACAATAGGAACCCAAAGGGTAAATGGGAAACAAAAATAAGAGGTGGCAACTTAGTAAATATAACATATTGGCAAAACAATAAATAAGTCAAGTTCAGCTTTTGTCTCCTTCAACAAATACTTGAGGAAGAAGTTGGTTCGTGTCATCCACGCTCTGCGTGGATGACCTCTTGAATCTGGTCCTCCCTGCACAGGTCTCCTTCTCTCCCTCGAGCAAGACggccacgctccgcgtgttctAGCTCACGCTCCGCGTGAGTGAGGTCCTGGAACTGGTTCTCATTAGCTTAGTTTCTCCCTCCTTCACGAACGTTGCGTCCACGCTCCGCGTGCCCAACTCCATGCTCCGCGTGATTTGGTTCATGCTCCCTCGAACaagagatgccctcatcatatgATCTTTTGCGATTCTCTTGAGATAAGGTTCCCTAGGCGGATCTCTTTCACAAGACCTTGGAGGTGAACCTGTCTCATGCAGATTCGCTTGTCCTATCATGGGACTCCTCGGGTTTCCCCTTTTTCTATGTATTAGCTCATTGCTAACGATTGATGACACCGCTCGCGAATTTAGATAGAgataaataactaatattttgATAACTATATACTTAGtagtataaatttatttttatatttttataatatttagtTGATATTCGATCAATTAACCGCAATTTTTGGATATCGAAACCGAGAGTgagtaattttaaaataaaaaccataCATTAATCCATTGATTTCGGTTAACCTCTTTTTCGGTTTAGTTTTACGATCTTTTGGTTTTTCAATTATTTTTGCAGCCCTAGTTTTAATCATTCAATATGATTTAAAATTTCCCCCTTTTTTAGGAACTTAGGCTACCTATGTGCTAGTAAATTCCACCTAGACTGAGATTCATCAGTTTGATCATTTACTCTTTGTCCTAAGTCCTCTATCTGGAGAAATTCCTTCTCTAACTTCTATATCAATTCCTTCTACTTGGCCTCGGAAAGATAATGACTTGATCTTTTACTCGAAAGATAATGAGTTGATCCCTTCAACTGGATCAAAGCGAAAGACTGCTTTCATTAGTCCAATTCTTCCTTTTTGAATAAGATCCATCAATGGAATGCCATAATGCACATAACTTCGTGCAACATAAACAATGAATCTAATATTGACAAGAACTAAACGTTTTGCTGCTTCCACGTTGCCATGTTCACGAAAACGTATAGCTAAGGCTgtattaatgaaaaaaaaactcatattttaATAATGAGTTTGAAATTGTATCATCTAGTAAACATCAAGTTTAAAATTACAGGTTTTGTATGTGAAAACTAAATTCGGTCCCACTCAATGACTATAGAACTAACTTTGttatctctttctctctctctctctatatatatatatatatatatatatatatatatatatatatatatatagtggggagatgttaaggtgtaaaaatatccctaaaGTTAACAATCAGGAGTACTTTtatcctaacgtttaaaattatataattttacccataatattcgcagccaagagcaattttaccgttAAGGTTTGCGAGTTGGGTTTATGatgacattattataaaatatagatattttgtttttatgttgTACTAATTGTATATcagttggttttaaaaaaaatcacaatttttatgatttaataataaaattagaaacgTAATTCTGGAGTCTGACTCCCAAAGTATGATCCAAGCTCTTCATTCTCAGGTCACTGATCATAGTGAGTCCGGTCTCATTATCGAAGACTGTTCCgatttaattaatgtttttggTTCCATTAGTTATCATTTTGTCTTTAGGCAAGCTAACTGGGTCGCACACTACCTTGCTTGTGCGGCTTGTTTCTATGCTAGCTCGTCCTTCTAGCTCCAAGGTCCTCCCTTCATAAGGGCTCTGGTGCCCCAGGTTGTAACTGTTATCTAATTCTCTATTaatgaaatttcgtttcaaaaaaaaaataataataaaattggaaataaatatttttaaatttgaagaAATATTTAGATTTTATTGGTTTAATTCGTactgtataattttttaatattttgttttttattttttatattttcacgcatattcatatatttgtaatttgtaatatattactaatgagtgataaaatgatacaaatatgaagtgtagatgataaaattCATTACTAAAAACATAGTTTgactttatttttcaaattaacacaagttACCAATTTTAGAGGTATAATTGCTCTTTGTTGTCATAAAAGTATAcaaattttaaacattaaaaataaaattgttattGGTTACTAACATTTGAGAATATTTTTATGCTTTTACCTTATGAAATGTATGTATAGTAGTGtattctatgcttactttgtttttgacaaagtaagttttactttcttttttctatCATTGGATGaaattactttgtcaaagtttaTCACCATCCAATTGtggaaaaaataaagtaagacttactttattaaaaacaaaataaatatagcCTAACCCATCAGGTATCATATTAGTTTCTGAAAAACAAGTAGAATAATTTATATTCGTTGTATCTGCTAATAAGATCAATTTATTAGTCATATAATTAActatgaaaagaaaagaaaaagctaaAAAGGAAGACAAAAAAAAGTATTTGGATGCTCATGACTTTAACCGAATGGAATTGAATTGAAtcaatttgatttgatttggttttttcttaaattatttgtctttgaatatgtttaattaatatttatccATTTCGTTGGATTTTTGCTACCCAACCAAGAGAAATTATATAGTACGCCTGGCATACCACATAAGGAATATGATGTGGTATGTCAAGCCACTAAAATCAGGACAtctgtaaaaataaaaagaaaaggtttattttgattttaattattattttcatatttgaTTCGTGctttccctttcctttttctgtgCCTTCTTTTCCTGCAATGGTGTTTTACTTTTTCGTTCTACTGTTCTTGGTTTTTTTATgcattgaatttttttctctcaTCTGTTAGCTCATTCTCCTTTCTTGTTGGCTTCATCACTGTTGAAATTTTGCAAATATACTTCCTAAATTAAGAACAAACCCATATACCCATTTGAGAAACTTACAATACTAAAGCATGAAAAACTGATTGGCCATacttttttaggtttttttagcTTCTTGTTCTTCTGATGAGTTTTTCTTTCTACTGACATCAACAAGCTTTGATAAATATAATTGGAATATATTTCCATAAATCATTAGCAATTTACTTTGTCTCAAGCAAACCAAATCGAGGAGAGTAGAATGAGGGATTTGTCAACATATTTGGGATTTAATTTGTATAGAATCCGAACAATCTAAGGAGAGATATAATTTCCAGAAATTTTGTCAATCTTAGAATGAAATCCACTTTTTTCCAAATTGATTCGGCTAAAACGTATCCACAAAACACATTGTCCTGATCTTGAACACCAGAACAAAGAAGTTGTGACTGTCGGCAGGTGACGAACGAATCAACAGCGGTTGCCCGGCGAAAGAGAACAATGGAAAAGAAAGGTTGCAGGTGGTGATGTTATGGAGAGATAAAAGACCAGGAAAGACATCTATTTCTGGGTAGATGCATAAGAGGATGGAGAGAGATAAAAGACCACCAAAAACATCTGTTTCTAGGTACCTTcataagaggaagaagaagtcaCGTGGGATGTAAGAAGTAaatattagatttaatttttttttttttgtttttaataacaAGTGTCCTGATTTTAGTGGCTTGACATACCACgtcatattgcttatatatgccAGGCGTACTATATAATTTCTCCCCAACCAACTATAATTGCTTAGAAATTCGTTTATttcttaaataaataaaattatgtgGGGAGTTAGAGTCTTTAAggattaaaaaaatgataaattgataaagtttcatCCACTCAAATATGGAATTAGGTTCTGATTAATAGTatagagagaaaagaaaagagaaattaaatataaattaaaatactaaTTGTGTCCTCCGAGAAGGGGGAAATGGCCGGAATCTATATAAGTTGCGTTGGCCAAAGAAATTAGAAGTTGATGGGAATTCATTCATATGATAACAATGTTTGTAGTTGTCTCTATCTTTCTATTTCCATATTAATGTGGTTTTTTCTTTATGACTCTACCCATTAATTAAGGTCTCTCTTTGTTTCATTTCACCTTGATATGATAGGATATGAGtgctcaaatatatatatattttgaaaattgcAAGTTCTACAAATTAATGTGCtagttttaaattttgattagctattacaaaaataatatactactatcaataatataataataatggcTTAATATATTAGGCACTATTGAATTTggtaaaaaaatttgattgatgTTCTCAACTTATGAAGTGTCTTGTTAGCCTAAATTGGTATAACTAACCTTTTAAATTCATTTGGCAGAATATGAAAGGATTTGGACGAACTGAAATTTACATTACTTTATGCAACGGGTCAATAAATCATTGTAAGCAAGTTTAAAGGAATAATAGATCACTTTTAAGATAAGGAGATTCTAAGCC comes from the Euphorbia lathyris chromosome 5, ddEupLath1.1, whole genome shotgun sequence genome and includes:
- the LOC136230084 gene encoding uncharacterized protein At4g38062; amino-acid sequence: MDKVCEELDEAKAEIEKLKVELKCKAKLSEDLKKAHCEQMSQIRQTNEKIKKQTEEINGKVEEVSSARQMCEDLQCSLNAKESIIRQLSAANDKLRVDSDRKDRKFEEEKRELAMALDEANERNIDQEQKINVYMAEIEGLKGLLSSSRKKLLEAEKKAKVCKELGERDEVLFKLEEENRKHVDQLKWKKEQFKHLEEAHEKLRNQLKENKKEWELEKSNLVDEICRLQTSLDTQTRMSENLQNQLKMINQALAHEESRRKYLEVEICEFKARFENVFTECQDTKSQLEHLTTQRDKEIAALRHLLGSKETVYKEAEYQARKLEQENQELLASLKELREAQIQEVGNSSSLPKLRNKLRSLEQIHRDCSANLRAKEAEWSTLLEKLTGELECYRSAVKNKEKTEEELKVELEDCYNALTQLELQKEEASVISLVLKSGITEARLSLRNAEAETSFHEKERDEKVSYLMRQLEMKKTALSKALKDNQEERQKAECLLKRVESFELDEQRFLIEKELKRCKELLQESSKSQLQFKEHALRTENELRDKIGKLCDALDMANFELATEREKVASLSGKAASLEMIEEKQQLTHRELENCKEMLEESSRCQLHFKEQALQTERELRAKIDELCDALDIANSELATEREKAAFLSSKVASLDTTGERLQLLQKELEKYKEMLEESSRCQLQLEKEAASMETNFKGKLREVNDALDNANTELYKEREKAESLLRKVESFNLTEEQLRLMEKELERYKQMLEESTKCQLRIQKQALQKENDFQKKRKEVSDALEKVNSELAAKISEGHAIEFELWIWESIAQRLRYDLEENQALRKELEASLLSQVEVGEIIKQEKDGLLKILEVKDSRIDNLQQQIEFYEQEVKKRESEAANSARMEKTMSFESERENFLQTMREKDKILGDLQEEISWLEQESLRRELEVAVLAQTGIERTLEHEKDNHIQLVAEKDHKIDELLQLVSSLEEKLNCSLVTLSSELAEKQAEISFVHEAWEKIAAAEILAQLEIEERKLMIVELENDLYCVQQKLEAQEKSLSSSQQQALGIEAQFQAKHAEMKKLTNQLETKLRTSQALVDELKIERTNLVGEVTKLSTEKENVMGFIVGLGSRISQFSIQDMQLLGTLERMVDSLDDASGSVLASKGNTELVKPEREIVNSHPSPTTKKFQAAMEGRSPFRELN